One stretch of Amycolatopsis tolypomycina DNA includes these proteins:
- a CDS encoding NAD-dependent epimerase/dehydratase family protein, whose product MRVLVLGGDGYLGWPTALHLSDKGHEVAVLDNFARRGYDAELGVESLVPIESLTDRVAAWREVSGKTITRYEGDLLDAEFLFAAVRDFAPDAVVHYAEQRSAPYSMIDREHAVYTQHNNVIGNLNLLYAIAEINPAIHLVKLGTMGEYGTPNIDIEEGWLELEHNGRRDRVLFPKRPCSFYHLTKVHDSHNIEFTCRAWGLRATDLNQGVVYGQQTPQTALDPRLATRFDYDAVFGTVLNRFVIQAVLGQPLTVYGKGTQTRGLIDIRDTVECIRLAVENPASAGEFRVFNQMTESMSVAAIAELVADRFPGPVQIEQLENPRTEAPEHYYNVQHTGLVGLGLKPHLLSDTLIESMFDIVGANKHRVNPEKLRPTVRWRGALKD is encoded by the coding sequence ATGCGTGTGCTGGTTCTCGGCGGTGACGGATATCTGGGCTGGCCGACCGCGCTGCACTTATCGGACAAAGGTCACGAGGTGGCCGTTCTCGACAATTTCGCGCGGCGCGGGTACGACGCCGAGCTCGGTGTCGAGAGCCTGGTCCCGATCGAATCCCTGACCGACCGCGTCGCCGCCTGGCGCGAGGTCTCCGGCAAAACGATCACCCGCTACGAAGGCGACCTCCTCGACGCGGAGTTCCTGTTCGCAGCGGTGCGTGACTTCGCGCCGGACGCCGTCGTCCACTACGCCGAGCAACGATCGGCGCCCTATTCCATGATCGACCGCGAGCACGCGGTGTACACGCAGCACAACAACGTGATCGGGAACCTCAACCTGCTGTACGCGATCGCGGAGATCAATCCGGCGATCCACCTGGTCAAACTGGGCACGATGGGCGAATACGGCACGCCGAACATCGACATCGAAGAAGGCTGGCTGGAGCTCGAACACAACGGCCGCCGCGATCGCGTGCTGTTCCCGAAACGGCCCTGTTCCTTCTACCACCTGACCAAGGTCCACGATTCCCACAACATCGAATTCACCTGCCGCGCGTGGGGGCTGCGCGCGACGGACCTCAACCAGGGCGTGGTGTACGGCCAGCAGACGCCGCAGACGGCGCTCGACCCGCGCCTGGCGACCCGCTTCGACTACGACGCCGTGTTCGGCACGGTGCTCAACCGGTTCGTCATCCAGGCGGTGCTGGGCCAGCCGCTGACGGTCTACGGCAAGGGCACGCAGACCCGCGGCCTGATCGACATCCGCGACACCGTGGAGTGCATCCGCCTGGCCGTGGAGAACCCGGCTTCGGCGGGGGAGTTCCGGGTGTTCAACCAGATGACGGAGAGCATGTCGGTGGCGGCCATCGCCGAGCTCGTCGCCGACCGGTTCCCCGGCCCGGTGCAGATCGAGCAGCTGGAGAACCCGCGCACGGAAGCGCCGGAGCACTACTACAACGTGCAGCACACCGGGCTGGTCGGGCTGGGGCTGAAGCCGCACCTGCTGTCGGACACGCTGATCGAGTCGATGTTCGACATCGTGGGCGCGAACAAGCACCGGGTGAACCCGGAGAAGCTGCGCCCGACGGTCCGCTGGCGGGGTGCGCTGAAGGACTAG
- a CDS encoding nuclear transport factor 2 family protein, with the protein MTDVRALVEQYIAVWNESDAGKRRALVADVFTADAGYTDPLGAVRGHDGIDQFVAGAQQQFGGLTFSLPADPDAHHHLARFQWYLGTPGAEPVAIGFDVVELEDGKIAEVHGFLDKLPG; encoded by the coding sequence ATGACCGACGTCCGCGCCCTCGTCGAGCAGTACATCGCCGTCTGGAACGAGAGCGACGCCGGCAAGCGCCGGGCCCTCGTCGCCGACGTCTTCACCGCCGACGCCGGCTACACCGATCCGCTCGGCGCCGTCCGCGGGCACGACGGGATCGACCAGTTCGTCGCCGGCGCCCAACAGCAGTTCGGCGGGCTCACCTTCAGCCTGCCCGCCGACCCGGACGCCCACCACCACCTCGCCCGCTTCCAGTGGTACCTCGGCACGCCGGGTGCCGAGCCGGTCGCCATCGGGTTCGACGTCGTCGAGCTGGAAGACGGGAAGATCGCCGAGGTGCACGGCTTTCTCGACAAGCTGCCCGGCTGA
- a CDS encoding helix-turn-helix domain-containing protein, producing MTTTVQARQRPVGELLREWRDRRRISQLDLAISADISTRHLSFVETGRSRPSREMVLRLGEHLDVPLRERNRLLLAAGFAPAYTETALAEPEMDAVRRAVRQLLTGHEPYPAAVVDRNWDLVDANAAVGLFVAGIPPELTTNVLRATLHPDGMAPHIRNLGEWRAHLLGRLRRQVAQTADPGLAELLDELRGYPCDQPVPEVEVPGPGDIFVPLKFRHDGTDLTFFSTVATFGTPLDVTVAELVIESFFPADSATAAHLREWAARVG from the coding sequence GTGACGACTACGGTGCAGGCGCGGCAGCGGCCCGTCGGCGAGCTCCTCCGCGAATGGCGCGACCGCCGCCGGATCAGCCAGCTCGACCTCGCGATCTCGGCGGACATCTCCACCCGCCACCTCAGCTTCGTGGAAACCGGGCGGTCCAGGCCGAGCCGGGAGATGGTGCTGCGGCTCGGCGAACACCTCGACGTCCCGCTGCGGGAACGCAACCGGCTGCTGCTCGCCGCCGGGTTCGCGCCCGCCTACACCGAGACCGCGCTCGCCGAACCCGAGATGGACGCCGTCCGGCGGGCCGTGCGGCAGCTGCTCACCGGCCACGAGCCGTACCCGGCCGCCGTCGTCGACCGGAACTGGGACCTCGTCGACGCCAACGCCGCCGTCGGTCTCTTCGTCGCCGGGATCCCGCCCGAGCTGACCACCAACGTCCTGCGCGCCACCCTGCACCCCGACGGCATGGCCCCGCACATCCGCAACCTGGGGGAGTGGCGGGCCCACCTGCTCGGCAGGCTGCGACGCCAGGTCGCCCAGACCGCCGACCCCGGGCTGGCCGAGCTCCTCGACGAGCTGCGCGGGTACCCCTGCGACCAGCCGGTGCCCGAGGTGGAGGTCCCCGGGCCGGGTGACATCTTCGTGCCGCTGAAGTTCCGCCACGACGGCACCGACCTCACGTTCTTCAGCACGGTGGCCACCTTCGGCACCCCGCTGGACGTCACCGTCGCGGAACTGGTGATCGAGTCGTTCTTCCCGGCCGACAGCGCGACGGCGGCGCACCTGCGCGAGTGGGCCGCCCGGGTGGGATGA
- a CDS encoding aldo/keto reductase: protein MAVPPSLALSVGVRIPQLLFGVAGLSPSETGRAVRIALDTGYRGIDAPPGTETAVGAVLAAADVPREDLFVSVHVPAQGYDTARRAADQALAALRLDRVDLCLLDGTRGAFTDTWRALSRLRADGRARAVGVAGFGVPELRRLIDATGSVPAVNQVELHPWLQQLPLREFHGERGIVTAAASPAANAALLSDETVTALAAKYGKTPAQIVLRWHLQTGTVAVAAAATTTRIREHFGIFDFELADDDLAVVAELDNGTRV from the coding sequence ATGGCCGTCCCGCCTTCGCTCGCCCTGTCCGTCGGAGTCCGCATCCCCCAGCTGCTGTTCGGCGTCGCCGGCCTGTCGCCGTCCGAAACCGGCCGGGCCGTCCGCATCGCCCTCGACACCGGTTACCGCGGCATCGACGCCCCGCCGGGCACCGAGACGGCGGTCGGCGCGGTCCTCGCCGCCGCCGACGTGCCCCGCGAAGACCTCTTCGTCAGCGTGCACGTGCCCGCCCAGGGCTACGACACCGCCCGCCGCGCGGCCGACCAGGCGCTGGCGGCGCTCCGGCTCGACCGCGTCGACCTGTGCCTGCTGGACGGCACGCGGGGCGCGTTCACCGACACCTGGCGCGCACTGAGCCGGTTGCGCGCCGACGGCCGGGCCCGCGCGGTCGGCGTCGCCGGCTTCGGCGTCCCGGAGCTGCGCCGGCTCATCGACGCGACCGGCTCGGTGCCCGCGGTCAACCAGGTGGAGCTGCACCCGTGGCTGCAGCAGCTGCCGCTGCGGGAGTTCCACGGCGAGCGCGGCATCGTCACGGCCGCCGCGAGCCCGGCCGCGAACGCCGCGCTGCTGTCCGACGAGACGGTCACCGCCCTTGCCGCCAAGTACGGCAAGACCCCGGCCCAGATCGTGCTGCGGTGGCACCTGCAGACCGGCACGGTCGCGGTGGCCGCGGCGGCGACCACGACCCGGATCCGGGAGCACTTCGGGATCTTCGACTTCGAGCTGGCCGACGACGACCTCGCCGTGGTGGCCGAGCTCGACAACGGCACGCGCGTTTAG